A stretch of DNA from Methanosarcinales archaeon:
CAATATATTCCAAAAAAATACCCCCATTTCACATGCAAAAACACCCCTATAGTGCCGCAGCATACTGGCGATAGCCTCCCAGGTTTTTCCCACCTACTGAGGCTATCGCCAAATTCAAAAATTCGAAAAAAACACACGCAGATCAAGACATATCAAACTTTTCTATACACCACACAAATTGTAATCCCATTATCATTCCCCTTTAATTTCATACTTTCCCAATCCATAAACTGTTCCCTTACCCATGTGGAGCAATTCGCCGAGTTTTATAAAGGGCATGAACTCAATAAACTCACCTTCCAATGTTATTTCACCCAGAAAACCACCCATATTCATCTTTGTTCCCTGCCTCTGAGAGTAACGTTTCCAATCATACCACTTCAATCCGGAACAGACAGTACTAACCCTGTCATTAGCCCTTTCAATAAGTTCATTCCATTCCAGTTCCCACTTCTCATCGCAATGGACCTCAGCTAACCGGGATAACCTTCTTAACAGATTTCTCAGTATTATTACAAAATCAATATCGATAGTAAGTTTTCCATCATTTTTTATTCTTGTAGGTGTAAGAAATTGAAAAGTGACCTGATGGTAATTGAGTTGTGCTGCATCCCGGACCAGCTCATCAGAATCCATTACCTGCAAATCGTCTCTAAAATGTGAATCGCCATCGTAAATAAGTATCTCTCTATCGTTATTAAAGCTAATTACTTTCTCTATTGAATATTTCCCTTTATCTTTACCAATCCCTATTCGCCCCAGTTCTTCAAATGCAAATATAATATATGGGATATAGTCTACTGCACGACCAACGAGGATAAGATGAAAATCCAATTTGTTCTCTATTCCATAATGCTGTCTGTTATCTAAAGGTGGCTCGATAACAAAAGGATGTGGTACATATACGTCTTTTGATCGTGTCCCATCCTTTGCTTCCTCAGGAACAGGGGTCTCAAAAACATAGGAATAGATGCACCTGTACCGGTGCAGGCATATTATACATTCCGTCCTTTTTTCAATACACACTGTTTGCCTGAGGGCAGTGCCAAAGCCGCCCCTGAGAGTAGAGCCTTTATACGGGGGGAGAATAAGTTCATTTTGAGGTATTATAGTAAACCGGTATTTGGATAGCTTCATTTAAACTTCACTCCATCCTCCTTTTTAGTAACTCTATAAATTTAGAAATATATAAGAGTGCGGTAAATTTCAACGGACGTTTTTCAGCACTGGATCATCGATATTGGTCTCAAGCCATATCAAACACCCCGACCCCCACTTCCCTCCGGCTATTTCCAAAGCATCTTTCAATCCTTACAAGCCGTCCT
This window harbors:
- the cas6 gene encoding CRISPR system precrRNA processing endoribonuclease RAMP protein Cas6, producing the protein MKLSKYRFTIIPQNELILPPYKGSTLRGGFGTALRQTVCIEKRTECIICLHRYRCIYSYVFETPVPEEAKDGTRSKDVYVPHPFVIEPPLDNRQHYGIENKLDFHLILVGRAVDYIPYIIFAFEELGRIGIGKDKGKYSIEKVISFNNDREILIYDGDSHFRDDLQVMDSDELVRDAAQLNYHQVTFQFLTPTRIKNDGKLTIDIDFVIILRNLLRRLSRLAEVHCDEKWELEWNELIERANDRVSTVCSGLKWYDWKRYSQRQGTKMNMGGFLGEITLEGEFIEFMPFIKLGELLHMGKGTVYGLGKYEIKGE